From the genome of Anoplopoma fimbria isolate UVic2021 breed Golden Eagle Sablefish chromosome 1, Afim_UVic_2022, whole genome shotgun sequence, one region includes:
- the serpinh1b gene encoding serpin H1b, with protein sequence MWMTNVVALCLLALLASAEEKKLSSHATMLADNSANLAFSLYHNMAKDKATENILISPVVVASSLGVVALGGKASTASQVKTVLSADKLKDEHLHAGLSELLSEVSDPKTRNTTWKINNRLYGPSSVSFVDDFVKKSKKHYNYDHSKINFRDKRSAVNSINEWAAKSTDGKLPEITKDVQNPDGAMIVNAMLFKPHWDETFNDKLVDNRGFLVTRSFTVGVPMMHRTGLYDFHDDKENRIFVLNMPLGQKQASMIIIMPHFLAPLHHLEKLLTRKQVDTWISKMENKAVAISLPKIALEVSHNLQKHLAELGLTEAVDKSKADFSNISGKKDLYLSNVFHASALELDVKGNPFDTSIYGSGKLTNPKLFYVDHPFIFLVKDNKTNSILYIGRVVRPNGDKIRDEL encoded by the exons atgtggATGACAAACGTCGTAGCTCTTTGTCTGCTGGCCCTCTTGGCCTCTGCAGAGGAAAAGAAGTTGAGCAGCCACGCCACCATGCTGGCTGACAACAGCGCCAATCTGGCCTTCAG TCTGTACCACAACATGGCAAAGGACAAAGCCACAGAGAACATCCTCATCTCTCCTGTGGTGGTGGCCTCCTCTCTGGGCGTTGTGGCTCTCGGTGGAAAGGCCTCCACCGCCTCCCAGGTCAAAACCGTCCTCAGTGCTGACAAACTGAAGGATGAGCATCTGCACGCAGGCCTGTCCGAGCTGCTCTCTGAG GTGAGCGACCCCAAGACACGCAACACTACCTGGAAGATCAACAACCGCCTGTACGGCCCCAGCTCCGTCTCCTTTGTTGAtgattttgtgaaaaaaagcaagaaGCACTACAACTACGAccattcaaaaataaacttccggGACAAGCGGAGCGCAGTGAACTCCATCAACGAGTGGGCGGCAAAGTCCACAGATGGCAAGCTCCCGGAGATCACCAAGGATGTGCAGAACCCAGACGGAGCCATGATTGTCAACGCTATGCTCTTCAAGC ctCACTGGGATGAGACATTCAACGATAAACTGGTTGACAACCGTGGTTTCCTGGTTACCCGCTCATTCACCGTCGGAGTTCCCATGATGCATCGTACAG GTCTGTATGACTTCCACGATGACAAGGAGAACCGGATCTTTGTGCTGAACATGCCTCTGGGCCAGAAGCAGGCCTCTATGATCATCATCATGCCCCACTTCCTGGCGCCCCTGCACCACCTGGAGAAACTCCTGACCAGGAAGCAGGTGGACACCTGGATCAGCAAGATGGAAAACAAGGCCGTGGCCATTTCCCTTCCCAAAATTGCGTTGGAAGTCAGCCACAACCTGCAG AAACACCTGGCTGAGCTGGGCCTGACCGAGGCTGTGGACAAATCAAAAGCGGACTTTTCCAACATCTCCGGGAAGAAGGACCTCTACCTGTCTAACGTCTTCCACGCGTCGGCCCTGGAGCTGGACGTGAAGGGAAACCCGTTCGACACCAGCATCTACGGCTCCGGCAAGCTGACAAACCCCAAACTTTTCTACGTAGATCACCCCTTTATCTTCCTGGTGAAGGACAACAAGACCAACTCCATCCTGTACATCGGCCGAGTGGTTAGACCGAATGGAGACAAGATTCGCGACGAGC